From Lolium perenne isolate Kyuss_39 chromosome 5, Kyuss_2.0, whole genome shotgun sequence, a single genomic window includes:
- the LOC127300173 gene encoding monothiol glutaredoxin-S12, chloroplastic, translated as MAFSTATSTASTASLRLLPAPATPSSRRTLRFPPIPRRAPRFLLSVSALSKLSEASPVPIPQEPAQNLPDEDALPSRPGVYGVFDPAGDLQFLGISRNVRASIEGHRRKVPADLCASVKVAIPDEEAPDKSILTDAWKSWMQEYIAASGKAPPGNVSGNHTWIGPPQRPADLRLTPGRHVQLTVPLEQLIDRLVKENKVVAFIKGSRSAPQCGFSQRVVGILEAHGVDFASVDILDEEHNHGLRETLKTYSNWPTFPQVFVGGELVGGCDIISSMAEKGELADLFQK; from the exons ATGGCGTTCTCCACGGCCACCTCCACCGCCTCCACCGCTTCCCTCCGCCTCCTCCCGGCGCCGGCCACCCCGTCCTCCCGCCGCACTCTCCGCTTCCCGCCCATCCCCCGCCGCGCGCCTCGCTTCCTCTTATCCGTCTCCGCCCTCAGCAAGCTCTCCGAGGCGTCCCCTGTCCCCATCCCGCAGGAGCCTGCCCAGAATCTGCCCGACGAGGACGCGCTCCCCTCCAGGCCCGGGGTGTACGGCGTGTTCGACCCCGCCGGGGACCTGCAGTTCCTCGGGATCTCGCGGAACGTCAGGGCCAGCATCGAGGGCCACCGCAGGAAGGTGCCGGCCGACCTCTGCGCCTCCGTCAAG GTTGCCATACCAGACGAGGAGGCACCAGACAAAAGCATCCTGACCGATGCCTGGAAATCATGGATGCAAGAATACATAGCAGCCAGCGGCAAGGCGCCGCCGGGGAACGTGTCCGGGAACCACACCTGGATCGGTCCACCACAGAGACCCGCAGACTTGCGTTTGACGCCCGGTCGCCACGTTCAGCTAACTGTGCCGCTCGAACAGCTGATTGACCGGTTAGTGAAGGAGAACAAAGTGGTTGCCTTCATCAAAGGGTCAAGAAGCGCGCCGCAGTGCGGGTTCTCGCAGAGGGTGGTGGGGAtcctggaggcgcatggagttgatttTGCATCTGTCGATATCCTTGACGAGGAGCACAACCATGGGCTGAGAGAGACCCTGAAGACGTACAGCAACTGGCCGACTTTCCCGCAGGTTTTTGTTGGAGGGGAGCTTGTGGGTGGATGCGATATTATTTCGTCCATGGCTGAGAAGGGGGAGCTTGCTGACCTTTTCCAGAAATAG
- the LOC127300174 gene encoding fatty acid desaturase DES3 codes for MAAAAMRQQQEASCKATEDHRSDFDAAKPPPFRIGDVRAAVPAHCWRKSPLRSLSYVARDVVVVAALAAAAWWVDSTAVWPLYWAVQGTMFWALFVLGHDCGHGSFSDSGTLNSVVGHLLHTFILVPYNGWRISHRTHHQNHGHIEKDESWHPITERLYQKLEARTKKLRFSVPFPLLAFPVYLWYRSPGKTGSHFNPSSGLFTPKERLDVIISTTCWFTMIGLLIGMACVFGPVPVLKLYGVPYVVFVMWLDLVTYLHHHGHEDLPWYRGEEWSYLRGGLTTVDRDYGWINNIHHDIGTHVIHHLFPQIPHYHLVEATKAASPVLGRYYRVPEKSGPLPVHLASVLLKSLRVDHFVSDVGDVVFYQTDPSLSGDNWTGTDKHK; via the exons ATGGCCGCGGCGGCAATGAGGCAGCAGCAGGAGGCCAGCTGCAAGGCCACCGAGGACCACCGCTCCGACTTCGACGCCGCCAAGCCGCCGCCTTTCCGCATCGGCGACGTGCGCGCCGCCGTGCCAGCCCACTGCTGGCGCAAGAGCCCACTCCGCTCCCTCTCCTACGTCGCGcgcgacgtcgtcgtcgtcgcggccctcgccgccgccgcctggtgGGTCGACAGCACGGCCGTGTGGCCGCTCTACTGGGCCGTCCAGGGCACCATGTTCTGGGCGCTCTTCGTCCTCGGCCACGACTG TGGCCACGGGAGCTTCTCCGACAGCGGCACGCTCAACAGCGTCGTCGGCCACCTGCTGCACACCTTCATCCTCGTCCCCTACAATGGCTG GAGGATCAGCCACAGGACGCACCATCAGAACCATGGCCACATCGAAAAGGACGAGTCATGGCACCCG ATCACCGAGAGGCTGTACCAGAAACTGGAAGCACGGACCAAGAAACTACGCTTCTCAGTACCATTCCCGCTTCTGGCTTTCCCTGTCTACCTC TGGTACAGAAGCCCTGGCAAGACCGGCTCGCACTTCAACCCGAGCAGCGGTCTGTTCACTCCCAAGGAGAGGCTTGACGTGATCATCTCCACCACCTGCTGGTTCACGATGATCGGGCTGCTCATCGGCATGGCGTGCGTGTTCGGCCCAGTACCAGTGCTCAAGCTGTACGGGGTTCCATATGTT GTGTTTGTGATGTGGCTTGATTTGGTGACCtatcttcaccaccatggtcatGAGGACCTCCCGTGGTACCGTGGCGAG GAATGGAGCTACCTCCGTGGTGGTCTGACGACCGTGGACCGGGACTACGGGTGGATCAACAACATCCACCATGACATTGGCACCCATGTCATCCACCACCTCTTCCCCCAAATACCTCACTACCACCTAGTAGAGGCG ACCAAGGCGGCGAGCCCAGTATTGGGTAGATACTACCGGGTGCCTGAGAAGTCAGGTCCGCTTCCAGTTCATCTTGCCAGCGTCCTCCTCAAGAGCTTAAGAGTTGATCACTTCGTCAGTGACGTGGGAGATGTCGTCTTCTACCAAACTGACCCCAGCTTGAGCGGCGACAACTGGACCGGCACTGACAAGCACAAGTGA
- the LOC139831621 gene encoding uncharacterized protein yields the protein MEAPVWLLEEIDRWTRAFFWTGKEKVAGGQCLVAWQQVCKPLCFGGLVVKNLRLQGLALHVRWEWLKRTEPNRPWQGLPGLKDVEATDTFNSLVSITVGDGAQTWFWKDRWVHGAAIIDFAPVVLASVSTRRKNSRTVQDAVHNHGWINDVGEGLGQEGLKQCVCIFALISYFAMDANTPDSFSWPWSPTGCYSAQYTYRMLCLGGESFEGTSCVWRSGAPLKCKIFAWLALQRRLWTSDRGARNGLQDNTSVCFTYLQDEDKVNHVLAGCVFSRQVWHQCLHNLWLVVEIPTANGEWNEWWLSTRARVRTNERMAFDTLVILVSWRLLKRRNARFLTM from the coding sequence ATGGAGGCTCCGGTGTGGCTTCTGGAGGAGATTGATCGGTGGACCAGAGCCTTTTTCTGGACAGGGAAAGAGAAGGTTGCGGGTGGTCAATGCTTGGTGGCATGGCAGCAGGTGTGCAAGCCACTTTGCTTCGGAGGGCTCGTAGTCAAAAACTTGCGGCTTCAAGGTCTGGCTTTACACGTGCGCTGGGAATGGTTGAAAAGGACGGAGCCTAATAGGCCTTGGCAAGGGCTGCCTGGCCTGAAGGATGTCGAAGCTACTGACACTTTCAACAGCCTAGTGTCGATCACGGTAGGAGATGGAGCGCAGACATGGTTTTGGAAGGACAGATGGGTTCATGGTGCAGCTATCATTGACTTCGCGCCAGTAGTACTTGCTTCGGTTAGTACCCGgcggaaaaacagtagaacagtccaAGATGCGGTGCACAATCATGGTTGGATCAATGATGTGGGGGAGGGGCTGGGACAGGAAGGATTGAAGCAGTGTGTGTGCATCTTTGCTCTTATCAGTTATTTTGCCATGGATGCGAACACTCCAGACAGTTTCAGCTGGCCATGGTCGCCCACTGGCTGCtattctgctcaatacacctacAGGATGTTGTGCCTAGGAGGGGAAAGTTTTGAAGGGACCTCCTGTGTATGGCGTAGCGGTGCACCGCTCAAGTGCAAGATCTTCGCGTGGCTAGCCCTACAGAGGAGATTGTGGACATCTGATCGGGGCGCAAGGAACGGTCTTCAGGACAACACCTCGGTATGTTTCACCTATCTCCAGGATGAAGACAAAGTGAACCATGTTCTGGCAGGATGTGTGTTCTCAAGACAGGTGTGGCATCAGTGCTTGCATAACCTGTGGCTTGTGGTGGAGATCCCAACAGCTAATGGCGAGTGGAATGAGTGGTGGctgagcaccagagcaagagtcaGAACAAATGAGAGGATGGCCTTTGACACTCTGGTGATATTGGTGAGTTGGAGACTGTTGAAGCGAAGGAATGCCAGGTTTTTGACAATGTAA